From the Brassica napus cultivar Da-Ae chromosome A8, Da-Ae, whole genome shotgun sequence genome, one window contains:
- the LOC106418909 gene encoding tryptophan aminotransferase-related protein 4-like isoform X1, translating to MEKKLLLITVSIITNLVFTIHILYRNSTTWNPTWTSRAAIEAEDAASVSCSGHGRAYVDGIGVLGGKQPSCECNNCYTGKDCSILLSDCPVNANSGDPLFLEPFWMRQAESSAALVSGWHRMSYIYQDGTYMSEALETVIRKLHSVVGNAVTDNRFVIFGSGSTQLLAAAVHALSLTNSSSSGPARLLASVPYYAMYKEQAEFFDSVHLKFEGDAFAWKNSERNDNTTQVIEVVTSPNNPDGKLKRAVLDGPNVKTIHDYAYYWPYFSPITVPADEDLSLFSLSKTTGHAGSRFGWGLVKDKTVYENMKRYITLSSMGVSRTTQLHVLQLLNVVVRDGGDNIFHFGHETLKKRWETVNKVLSLSTRFSLQKIKPEYCNYFKKVRDFTPSYAWVKCERPGDANCYEIFREAKITGRDGKVFGSEESFVRLSLIRSQDDFDHLIDMLKKLVLQEGVEAHSI from the exons atggAGAAGAAGCTGCTTCTTATTACAGTGTCGATCATCACGAATCTTGTATTTACTATTCATATTCTTTATAGAAACTCAACCACATGGAATCCGACTTGGACCAGTAGAGCTGCTATTGAAGCAGAGGATGCAGCCTCTGTGTCATGCTCAGGCCATGGAAGAGCTTACGTGGACGGTATTGGAGTCCTTGGCGGCAAGCAACCTTCTTGTGAATGCAACAATTGCTATACAGGCAAAGATTGTTCTATTCTTCTCTCAGATTGTCCTGTCAACGCTAACTC AGGAGACCCTTTGTTCTTAGAGCCTTTCTGGATGCGACAAGCAGAGAGCAGCGCGGCTCTGGTCTCGGGATGGCACAGGATGAGTTATATCTATCAAGATGGGACATATATGTCGGAAGCGCTTGAGACGGTCATCAGGAAACTGCATAGTGTGGTGGGAAACGCTGTTACAGATAACAGGTTTGTAATATTTGGAAGTGGAAGCACACAATTGCTTGCAGCAGCTGTTCATGCCTTGTCTTTGACAAACTCATCATCATCAGGACCCGCAAGGCTTTTGGCTTCAGTTCCATATTACGCT ATGTACAAGGAGCAAGCGGAGTTCTTTGACTCAGTACATCTCAAGTTTGAAGGAGATGCGTTTGCGTGGAAGAATAGCGAGCGCAATGATAATACCACACAAGTTATAGAGGTAGTGACATCTCCGAATAATCCAGATGGGAAGCTGAAAAGAGCGGTTCTTGATGGTCCTAATGTCAAAACAATTCATGATTACGCCTATTACTGGCCTTATTTCTCCCCTATAACTGTTCCAGCTGATGAAGATTTGAGCTTGTTTAGTCTCTCCAAGACTACAGGTCATGCTGGCTCTAGATTCgg gtgGGGTTTGGTAAAAGACAAaactgtttatgaaaatatgaaaagatataTCACTTTGAGTAGCATGGGAGTTTCTAGGACAACACAGCTTCATGTTCTTCAACTGCTCAACGTAGTAGTTAGGGATGGAGGCGATAATATATTCCATTTTGGTCATGAAACTTTGAAGAAAAGATGGGAGACAGTGAACAAGGTCTTGTCACTCTCTACACGTTTCTCGCTCCAGAAAATCAAACCTGAGTACTGCAACTATTTCAAGAAAGTCAGAGACTTTACTCCTT cttATGCATGGGTGAAGTGTGAAAGGCCAGGAGACGCAAACTGCTATGAGATATTCAGAGAGGCCAAGATAACAGGACGTGATGGCAAAGTGTTTGGATCAGAGGAAAGTTTTGTGAGATTGAGTCTAATCAGATCACAAGATGACTTTGATCATCTTATTGATATGTTGAAGAAGTTAGTCTTACAAGAAGGTGTAGAAGCTCATTCTATCTGA
- the LOC106418909 gene encoding tryptophan aminotransferase-related protein 4-like isoform X2, with amino-acid sequence MQQLLYRGDPLFLEPFWMRQAESSAALVSGWHRMSYIYQDGTYMSEALETVIRKLHSVVGNAVTDNRFVIFGSGSTQLLAAAVHALSLTNSSSSGPARLLASVPYYAMYKEQAEFFDSVHLKFEGDAFAWKNSERNDNTTQVIEVVTSPNNPDGKLKRAVLDGPNVKTIHDYAYYWPYFSPITVPADEDLSLFSLSKTTGHAGSRFGWGLVKDKTVYENMKRYITLSSMGVSRTTQLHVLQLLNVVVRDGGDNIFHFGHETLKKRWETVNKVLSLSTRFSLQKIKPEYCNYFKKVRDFTPSYAWVKCERPGDANCYEIFREAKITGRDGKVFGSEESFVRLSLIRSQDDFDHLIDMLKKLVLQEGVEAHSI; translated from the exons ATGCAACAATTGCTATACAG AGGAGACCCTTTGTTCTTAGAGCCTTTCTGGATGCGACAAGCAGAGAGCAGCGCGGCTCTGGTCTCGGGATGGCACAGGATGAGTTATATCTATCAAGATGGGACATATATGTCGGAAGCGCTTGAGACGGTCATCAGGAAACTGCATAGTGTGGTGGGAAACGCTGTTACAGATAACAGGTTTGTAATATTTGGAAGTGGAAGCACACAATTGCTTGCAGCAGCTGTTCATGCCTTGTCTTTGACAAACTCATCATCATCAGGACCCGCAAGGCTTTTGGCTTCAGTTCCATATTACGCT ATGTACAAGGAGCAAGCGGAGTTCTTTGACTCAGTACATCTCAAGTTTGAAGGAGATGCGTTTGCGTGGAAGAATAGCGAGCGCAATGATAATACCACACAAGTTATAGAGGTAGTGACATCTCCGAATAATCCAGATGGGAAGCTGAAAAGAGCGGTTCTTGATGGTCCTAATGTCAAAACAATTCATGATTACGCCTATTACTGGCCTTATTTCTCCCCTATAACTGTTCCAGCTGATGAAGATTTGAGCTTGTTTAGTCTCTCCAAGACTACAGGTCATGCTGGCTCTAGATTCgg gtgGGGTTTGGTAAAAGACAAaactgtttatgaaaatatgaaaagatataTCACTTTGAGTAGCATGGGAGTTTCTAGGACAACACAGCTTCATGTTCTTCAACTGCTCAACGTAGTAGTTAGGGATGGAGGCGATAATATATTCCATTTTGGTCATGAAACTTTGAAGAAAAGATGGGAGACAGTGAACAAGGTCTTGTCACTCTCTACACGTTTCTCGCTCCAGAAAATCAAACCTGAGTACTGCAACTATTTCAAGAAAGTCAGAGACTTTACTCCTT cttATGCATGGGTGAAGTGTGAAAGGCCAGGAGACGCAAACTGCTATGAGATATTCAGAGAGGCCAAGATAACAGGACGTGATGGCAAAGTGTTTGGATCAGAGGAAAGTTTTGTGAGATTGAGTCTAATCAGATCACAAGATGACTTTGATCATCTTATTGATATGTTGAAGAAGTTAGTCTTACAAGAAGGTGTAGAAGCTCATTCTATCTGA
- the LOC106418909 gene encoding tryptophan aminotransferase-related protein 4-like isoform X3, with amino-acid sequence MRQAESSAALVSGWHRMSYIYQDGTYMSEALETVIRKLHSVVGNAVTDNRFVIFGSGSTQLLAAAVHALSLTNSSSSGPARLLASVPYYAMYKEQAEFFDSVHLKFEGDAFAWKNSERNDNTTQVIEVVTSPNNPDGKLKRAVLDGPNVKTIHDYAYYWPYFSPITVPADEDLSLFSLSKTTGHAGSRFGWGLVKDKTVYENMKRYITLSSMGVSRTTQLHVLQLLNVVVRDGGDNIFHFGHETLKKRWETVNKVLSLSTRFSLQKIKPEYCNYFKKVRDFTPSYAWVKCERPGDANCYEIFREAKITGRDGKVFGSEESFVRLSLIRSQDDFDHLIDMLKKLVLQEGVEAHSI; translated from the exons ATGCGACAAGCAGAGAGCAGCGCGGCTCTGGTCTCGGGATGGCACAGGATGAGTTATATCTATCAAGATGGGACATATATGTCGGAAGCGCTTGAGACGGTCATCAGGAAACTGCATAGTGTGGTGGGAAACGCTGTTACAGATAACAGGTTTGTAATATTTGGAAGTGGAAGCACACAATTGCTTGCAGCAGCTGTTCATGCCTTGTCTTTGACAAACTCATCATCATCAGGACCCGCAAGGCTTTTGGCTTCAGTTCCATATTACGCT ATGTACAAGGAGCAAGCGGAGTTCTTTGACTCAGTACATCTCAAGTTTGAAGGAGATGCGTTTGCGTGGAAGAATAGCGAGCGCAATGATAATACCACACAAGTTATAGAGGTAGTGACATCTCCGAATAATCCAGATGGGAAGCTGAAAAGAGCGGTTCTTGATGGTCCTAATGTCAAAACAATTCATGATTACGCCTATTACTGGCCTTATTTCTCCCCTATAACTGTTCCAGCTGATGAAGATTTGAGCTTGTTTAGTCTCTCCAAGACTACAGGTCATGCTGGCTCTAGATTCgg gtgGGGTTTGGTAAAAGACAAaactgtttatgaaaatatgaaaagatataTCACTTTGAGTAGCATGGGAGTTTCTAGGACAACACAGCTTCATGTTCTTCAACTGCTCAACGTAGTAGTTAGGGATGGAGGCGATAATATATTCCATTTTGGTCATGAAACTTTGAAGAAAAGATGGGAGACAGTGAACAAGGTCTTGTCACTCTCTACACGTTTCTCGCTCCAGAAAATCAAACCTGAGTACTGCAACTATTTCAAGAAAGTCAGAGACTTTACTCCTT cttATGCATGGGTGAAGTGTGAAAGGCCAGGAGACGCAAACTGCTATGAGATATTCAGAGAGGCCAAGATAACAGGACGTGATGGCAAAGTGTTTGGATCAGAGGAAAGTTTTGTGAGATTGAGTCTAATCAGATCACAAGATGACTTTGATCATCTTATTGATATGTTGAAGAAGTTAGTCTTACAAGAAGGTGTAGAAGCTCATTCTATCTGA
- the BNAA08G06530D gene encoding light-harvesting complex-like protein OHP2, chloroplastic, whose protein sequence is MSLASPIQCIRILNPSSSSSTTSSSFRFSTIKPCVFVIRCSQAEGPLRRPSAPPTLREPSPPQKPVPPVPSSSPPPSPPLQKTVAVDGKGVVTVEFQRQKAKELQEYFKQKKLEAAGQGPFFGFQPKNEISNGRWAMFGFAVGMLTEYATGSDLVDQVKILLSNFGIIDLE, encoded by the exons ATGTCATTGGCTTCACCTATTCAGTGTATCAGGATTCTTAatccatcttcttcctcttccacaACTTCGTCGTCTTTCAGATTCTCAACGATTAAGCCATGTGTCTTCGTCATCAGATGTTCTCAGGCAGAAGGTCCATTGAGAAGACCCTCTGCTCCTCCTACTCTCCGCGAGCCTTCACCTCCGCAAAAGCCTGTTCCTCCTGTAccgtcttcttctcctcctccatcCCCGCCCCTGCAGAAAACGGTGGCTGTTGATGGTAAGGGTGTAGTTACGGTGGAGTTTCAGAGACAGAAGGCCAAAGAGCTTCAGGAATACTTTAAGCAGAAGAAGCTTGAAGCTGCTGGTCAAGGTCCCTTCTTTGGTTTCCAACCCAAAAACGAGATCTCCAATGGAAG GTGGGCTATGTTTGGTTTCGCGGTTGGAATGCTTACAGAGTATGCCACAGGCTCAGACCTTGTCGACCAAGTTAAAATCCTTCTCTCCAACTTCGGAATTATAGACTTGGAGTAA
- the LOC111199703 gene encoding putative methylesterase 14, chloroplastic — MGNKIISMMKKDRKDGSKSMRMNRSQRKLLAEEEMLHRRALSIAIRQTQLSQRFDGSMSKRVGSTSTRKQRTLSDPFSNAKQVPEFSLEGLTVKKFILVHGEGFGAWCWYKIVASLEESGLSPITVDLTGSGFNMTDTNTVSTLEEYSKPLIEYLENLPEEEKVILVGHSTGGASISYALERFPEKISKAIFLCATMVSDGQRPFDVFSEELGSAERFMKESQFLIYGNGKDKPPTGFMFEKQHMKGLYFNQSPNKDIALAMISMRPVPLGPMMQKVSLTAERYGKGRRFYVQTLDDLALSPDVQEKLVRENSPEGVFKIKGSDHSPFFSKPQSLHKILLEIAQIP, encoded by the exons ATGGGTAACAAGATTATCTCCATGATGAAGAAAGATAGAAAAGATGGATCCAAGAGCATGAGAATGAATCGTTCACAGAGAAAATTGCTTGCCGAGGAAGAGATGTTGCATCGACGAGCTCTTTCCATTGCGATTCGTCAAACTCAGCTTTCTCAGAGATTCGACGGATCCATGTCTAAACGGGTCGGGTCCACAAGCACCAGGAAACAACGCACCCTCTCCGACCCTTTTTCAAATGCCAAGCAG GTACCAGAATTTTCGTTAGAGGGCTTGACAGTGAAGAAATTCATCCTGGTGCACGGTGAAGGCTTTGGGGCATGGTGTTGGTACAAAATTGTTGCTTCATTGGAAGAGTCAGGACTGTCTCCTATTACAGTGGACCTCACTGGATCTGGATTCAATATGACCGACACAAACACTGTCTCTACCTTGGAGGAATATTCAAAACCACTGATCGAGTACCTTGAAAATCTCCCTGAAGAAGAGAAG GTTATTCTGGTGGGTCATAGTACTGGAGGTGCGTCCATTTCGTACGCTTTAGAGCGTTTTCCAGAGAAAATATCGAAAGCTATATTCCTATGTGCAACAATGGTTTCTGATGGCCAAAGACCCTTTGATGTTTTCTCTGAAGAG CTTGGTTCTGCAGAGAGGTTCATGAAAGAGTCGCAGTTCTTGATCTACGGGAATGGAAAAGACAAGCCCCCTACAGGGTTCATGTTTGAGAAACAACACATGAAAGGCTTGTATTTCAATCAATCACCCAACAAG GATATAGCATTGGCGATGATCTCGATGCGACCTGTACCACTTGGACCAATGATGCAGAAGGTATCTCTGACCGCAGAAAGATACGGGAAAGGGAGAAGATTCTACGTTCAGACGCTGGACGACCTTGCGCTCTCACCAGACGTTCAAGAGAAGCTAGTGAGAGAGAACAGCCCCGAAGGAGTCTTCAAGATCAAAGGAAGTGATCATTCTCCTTTCTTCTCAAAGCCTCAGTCTCTCCACAAGATCCTTCTCGAGATTGCACAGATTCCTTAA